From the Prunus dulcis chromosome 4, ALMONDv2, whole genome shotgun sequence genome, one window contains:
- the LOC117624659 gene encoding molybdenum cofactor sulfurase isoform X3 encodes MEASKEAFLREFGEHYGYPNGPKTIDEIRATEFKRLDGLVYLDHAGATMYSELQMEAIFKDFTTNVYGNPHSQSDTSSSTSDIVREARQQVLDYCKASPKDYSCIFTSGATAALKLVGEAFPWSCQSCFTYTMENHNSVLGIREYALDQGAAAFAMDVEETVHHGVSNGTAASMKVLQHQVQRRNEASSLEEPTGEAYNLFAFPSECNFSGLRFSLDLVKIIKEDPARILEGSPFCNGRWMVLIDAAKGSATEPPDLSLYPADFVVMSFYKLFGYPTGLGVLIARNDASRLLKKTYFSGGTVATSIADIDFVRRRKSVEELFEDGTISFLSIASVHHGFKILNSLTVSAISRHTASLAWYVRKKLLGLRHENGARVCTLYGDSKALFHDFGPTVSFNLKRSDGSWCGYREVEKLASLSGIQLRTGCFCNPGACAKYLGLSHLDLRSNFEAGHVCWDDHDIIHGKPTGAVRVSFGYMSTFEDAKKFIDFVTSSFVALPNWIESGYQLMQGSESRLGAASFYLKSITVYPIKSCAGFNVESWPLSTTAGLLHDREWVLTSLSGEILTQKKVPEMCFISTFIDLDKGIMFVESPRCQVKLPINFITDSCNGGSEQIKLNGQRYEVQSYKNEVNIWFSNAIGRPCTLFRCFSSNHNFCLNKIKSASMGREVQSMLNFSNEAQFLLISEESVSDLSQRVSTNVQKGACGAASQISPMRFRPNIVISGGEPYAEDGWKILKIGNKYFTSLGGCNRCQMINIVHDEAGLLQRSNEPLATLASYRRMKGKIFFGILLKYERSEPVGRDGDLWLQVGQDVHPNVS; translated from the exons ATGGAGGCAAGCAAGGAAGCGTTTCTGAGGGAGTTTGGGGAGCATTATGGGTACCCGAACGGTCCCAAAACCATTGACGAAATCCGAGCAACCGAATTCAAACGATTAGATG GCCTTGTGTACTTGGACCATGCTGGTGCTACCATGTACTCCGAGTTGCAGATGGAAGCAATCTTTAAGGACTTCACTACCAATGTTTATGGAAACCCAC ATAGTCAAAGTGATACGAGTTCTTCCACTAGTGACATTGTAAGGGAAGCCCGCCAACAG GTCCTTGACTATTGTAAAGCATCGCCAAAAGATTACAGCTGCATATTCACTTCTGGGGCTACAGCGGCACTGAAGCTGGTAGGGGAGGCCTTTCCTTGGAGCTGTCAGAGCTGTTTTACATACACGATGGAGAACCACAATAGTGTCCTTGGGATCAGAGA ATATGCTCTGGATCAAGGAGCTGCAGCCTTTGCAATGGATGTTGAAGAGACTGTGCATCATGGAGTATCCAATGGTACTGCAGCATCTATGAAGGTGTTGCAGCACCAAGTGCAAAGGAGAAATGAAGCAAGTTCCCTGGAAGAACCAACAG GAGAGGCATATAACTTATTTGCCTTCCCCTCAGAGTGCAATTTTTCTGGTTTGAGATTCAGCCTAGACTTGGTGAAGATAATTAAAGAAGATCCGGCAAGAATTCTGGAAGGCTCTCCATTTTGCAA TGGGCGCTGGATGGTCTTGATTGATGCTGCAAAAGGATCTGCCACAGAACCACCAGATTTATCATTATATCCGGCAGATTTTGTTGTTATGTCTTTCTATAAG CTGTTTGGTTATCCAACTGGACTTGGAGTGCTCATTGCTCGAAATG ATGCCTCCAGGTTATTGAAGAAGACGTACTTCAGTGGAG GCACAGTCGCAACCTCAATCGCTGATATTGACTTTGTTAGGAGAAGAAAAAGTGTGGAAGAGCTCTTTGAGGATGGCACCATTTCATTCCTGAGCATAGCTTCTGTTCACCATGGGTTCAAAATTCTTAATTCCCTAACTGTATCTGCCATATCTCG GCATACAGCATCTCTTGCCTGGTACGTGAGGAAGAAGCTCTTGGGCTTGAGGCATGAAAATGGAGCCCGTGTTTGCACACTTTATGGAGATTCCAAG GCATTATTTCATGACTTTGGTCCTACAGTCTCGTTCAACTTGAAAAGGTCGGATGGCTCCTGGTGTGGATACCGTGAAGTGGAAAAACTGGCATCTTTATCTGGAATTCAGTTACGG ACAGGATGCTTTTGCAATCCCGGTGCATGTGCAAAATATCTTGGCTTGTCTCATTTGGATCTTCGTTCAAACTTTGAG GCTGGACATGTTTGCTGGGATGATCATGACATAATTCATGGAAAACCTACTGGAGCGGTGAGAGTATCCTTTGGTTATATGTCAACATTTGAAGACGCAAAG AAATTTATTGATTTCGTTACAAGTTCCTTTGTAGCATTACCCAATTGGATTGAAAGTGGGTATCAACTAATGCAAG GTTCTGAAAGCAGACTAGGAGCTGCCAGTTTCTATCTCAAGTCTATCACTGTTTACCCAATAAAATCATGTGCAGGATTCAATGTGGAAAGTTGGCCTTTGAGCACTACTG CAGGTTTGCTTCATGATCGGGAATGGGTTCTTACAAGCCTAAGTGGTGAAATTCTTACACAGAAGAAG GTTCCTGAAATGTGCTTTATAAGTACTTTTATTGACCTTGACAAGGGAATAATGTTTGTAGAGTCACCACGATGCCAAGTGAAACTGCCAATCAACTTTATCACAGATTCATGTAATGGTGGGAGCGAACAAATTAAGTTAAATGGCCAAAG ATATGAAGTACAGAGCTACAAGAATGAAGTCAATATTTGGTTCAGCAATGCCATTGGTCGACCATGCACTTTATTCCGCTGTTTTAGTTCCAATCACAACTTTTGCTTGAATAAGATCAAAAGTGCAAGCATGGGAAGAGAGGTGCAGAGCATGTTGAATTTTTCCAATGAAGCTCAGTTCTTATTGATATCTGAGGAAAGCGTGTCTGACCTCAGCCAGAGAGTAAGCACAA ATGTACAAAAAGGTGCTTGTGGAGCAGCAAGCCAAATAAGTCCAATGAGATTTCGGCCCAACATTGTCATATCTGGAGGTGAACCATATGCTGAAGATGGATGGAAAATTcttaaaattggaaataagTACTTCACA TCCCTGGGTGGATGCAACCGTTGCCAGATGATCAACATTGTTCATGACGAAGCCGGACTACTGCAGAGGTCGAATGAACCTTTGGCTACTCTAGCATCGTATAGGAGAATGAAG GGAAAGATTTTTTTCGGGATACTGCTGAAATACGAAAGAAGCGAACCAGTAGGGAGGGATGGTGATTTGTGGCTTCAAGTGGGGCAAGATGTACATCCAAATGTCTCTTAG
- the LOC117624659 gene encoding molybdenum cofactor sulfurase isoform X4, translating into MEASKEAFLREFGEHYGYPNGPKTIDEIRATEFKRLDGLVYLDHAGATMYSELQMEAIFKDFTTNVYGNPHSQSDTSSSTSDIVREARQQVLDYCKASPKDYSCIFTSGATAALKLVGEAFPWSCQSCFTYTMENHNSVLGIREYALDQGAAAFAMDVEETVHHGVSNGTAASMKVLQHQVQRRNEASSLEEPTGEAYNLFAFPSECNFSGLRFSLDLVKIIKEDPARILEGSPFCNGRWMVLIDAAKGSATEPPDLSLYPADFVVMSFYKLFGYPTGLGVLIARNGTVATSIADIDFVRRRKSVEELFEDGTISFLSIASVHHGFKILNSLTVSAISRHTASLAWYVRKKLLGLRHENGARVCTLYGDSKALFHDFGPTVSFNLKRSDGSWCGYREVEKLASLSGIQLRTGCFCNPGACAKYLGLSHLDLRSNFEAGHVCWDDHDIIHGKPTGAVRVSFGYMSTFEDAKKFIDFVTSSFVALPNWIESGYQLMQGSESRLGAASFYLKSITVYPIKSCAGFNVESWPLSTTAGLLHDREWVLTSLSGEILTQKKVPEMCFISTFIDLDKGIMFVESPRCQVKLPINFITDSCNGGSEQIKLNGQRYEVQSYKNEVNIWFSNAIGRPCTLFRCFSSNHNFCLNKIKSASMGREVQSMLNFSNEAQFLLISEESVSDLSQRVSTKDVQKGACGAASQISPMRFRPNIVISGGEPYAEDGWKILKIGNKYFTSLGGCNRCQMINIVHDEAGLLQRSNEPLATLASYRRMKGKIFFGILLKYERSEPVGRDGDLWLQVGQDVHPNVS; encoded by the exons ATGGAGGCAAGCAAGGAAGCGTTTCTGAGGGAGTTTGGGGAGCATTATGGGTACCCGAACGGTCCCAAAACCATTGACGAAATCCGAGCAACCGAATTCAAACGATTAGATG GCCTTGTGTACTTGGACCATGCTGGTGCTACCATGTACTCCGAGTTGCAGATGGAAGCAATCTTTAAGGACTTCACTACCAATGTTTATGGAAACCCAC ATAGTCAAAGTGATACGAGTTCTTCCACTAGTGACATTGTAAGGGAAGCCCGCCAACAG GTCCTTGACTATTGTAAAGCATCGCCAAAAGATTACAGCTGCATATTCACTTCTGGGGCTACAGCGGCACTGAAGCTGGTAGGGGAGGCCTTTCCTTGGAGCTGTCAGAGCTGTTTTACATACACGATGGAGAACCACAATAGTGTCCTTGGGATCAGAGA ATATGCTCTGGATCAAGGAGCTGCAGCCTTTGCAATGGATGTTGAAGAGACTGTGCATCATGGAGTATCCAATGGTACTGCAGCATCTATGAAGGTGTTGCAGCACCAAGTGCAAAGGAGAAATGAAGCAAGTTCCCTGGAAGAACCAACAG GAGAGGCATATAACTTATTTGCCTTCCCCTCAGAGTGCAATTTTTCTGGTTTGAGATTCAGCCTAGACTTGGTGAAGATAATTAAAGAAGATCCGGCAAGAATTCTGGAAGGCTCTCCATTTTGCAA TGGGCGCTGGATGGTCTTGATTGATGCTGCAAAAGGATCTGCCACAGAACCACCAGATTTATCATTATATCCGGCAGATTTTGTTGTTATGTCTTTCTATAAG CTGTTTGGTTATCCAACTGGACTTGGAGTGCTCATTGCTCGAAATG GCACAGTCGCAACCTCAATCGCTGATATTGACTTTGTTAGGAGAAGAAAAAGTGTGGAAGAGCTCTTTGAGGATGGCACCATTTCATTCCTGAGCATAGCTTCTGTTCACCATGGGTTCAAAATTCTTAATTCCCTAACTGTATCTGCCATATCTCG GCATACAGCATCTCTTGCCTGGTACGTGAGGAAGAAGCTCTTGGGCTTGAGGCATGAAAATGGAGCCCGTGTTTGCACACTTTATGGAGATTCCAAG GCATTATTTCATGACTTTGGTCCTACAGTCTCGTTCAACTTGAAAAGGTCGGATGGCTCCTGGTGTGGATACCGTGAAGTGGAAAAACTGGCATCTTTATCTGGAATTCAGTTACGG ACAGGATGCTTTTGCAATCCCGGTGCATGTGCAAAATATCTTGGCTTGTCTCATTTGGATCTTCGTTCAAACTTTGAG GCTGGACATGTTTGCTGGGATGATCATGACATAATTCATGGAAAACCTACTGGAGCGGTGAGAGTATCCTTTGGTTATATGTCAACATTTGAAGACGCAAAG AAATTTATTGATTTCGTTACAAGTTCCTTTGTAGCATTACCCAATTGGATTGAAAGTGGGTATCAACTAATGCAAG GTTCTGAAAGCAGACTAGGAGCTGCCAGTTTCTATCTCAAGTCTATCACTGTTTACCCAATAAAATCATGTGCAGGATTCAATGTGGAAAGTTGGCCTTTGAGCACTACTG CAGGTTTGCTTCATGATCGGGAATGGGTTCTTACAAGCCTAAGTGGTGAAATTCTTACACAGAAGAAG GTTCCTGAAATGTGCTTTATAAGTACTTTTATTGACCTTGACAAGGGAATAATGTTTGTAGAGTCACCACGATGCCAAGTGAAACTGCCAATCAACTTTATCACAGATTCATGTAATGGTGGGAGCGAACAAATTAAGTTAAATGGCCAAAG ATATGAAGTACAGAGCTACAAGAATGAAGTCAATATTTGGTTCAGCAATGCCATTGGTCGACCATGCACTTTATTCCGCTGTTTTAGTTCCAATCACAACTTTTGCTTGAATAAGATCAAAAGTGCAAGCATGGGAAGAGAGGTGCAGAGCATGTTGAATTTTTCCAATGAAGCTCAGTTCTTATTGATATCTGAGGAAAGCGTGTCTGACCTCAGCCAGAGAGTAAGCACAA AAGATGTACAAAAAGGTGCTTGTGGAGCAGCAAGCCAAATAAGTCCAATGAGATTTCGGCCCAACATTGTCATATCTGGAGGTGAACCATATGCTGAAGATGGATGGAAAATTcttaaaattggaaataagTACTTCACA TCCCTGGGTGGATGCAACCGTTGCCAGATGATCAACATTGTTCATGACGAAGCCGGACTACTGCAGAGGTCGAATGAACCTTTGGCTACTCTAGCATCGTATAGGAGAATGAAG GGAAAGATTTTTTTCGGGATACTGCTGAAATACGAAAGAAGCGAACCAGTAGGGAGGGATGGTGATTTGTGGCTTCAAGTGGGGCAAGATGTACATCCAAATGTCTCTTAG
- the LOC117624659 gene encoding molybdenum cofactor sulfurase isoform X2, whose protein sequence is MEASKEAFLREFGEHYGYPNGPKTIDEIRATEFKRLDGLVYLDHAGATMYSELQMEAIFKDFTTNVYGNPHSQSDTSSSTSDIVREARQQVLDYCKASPKDYSCIFTSGATAALKLVGEAFPWSCQSCFTYTMENHNSVLGIREYALDQGAAAFAMDVEETVHHGVSNGTAASMKVLQHQVQRRNEASSLEEPTGEAYNLFAFPSECNFSGLRFSLDLVKIIKEDPARILEGSPFCNGRWMVLIDAAKGSATEPPDLSLYPADFVVMSFYKLFGYPTGLGVLIARNDASRLLKKTYFSGGTVATSIADIDFVRRRKSVEELFEDGTISFLSIASVHHGFKILNSLTVSAISRHTASLAWYVRKKLLGLRHENGARVCTLYGDSKALFHDFGPTVSFNLKRSDGSWCGYREVEKLASLSGIQLRTGCFCNPGACAKYLGLSHLDLRSNFEAGHVCWDDHDIIHGKPTGAVRVSFGYMSTFEDAKKFIDFVTSSFVALPNWIESGYQLMQGSESRLGAASFYLKSITVYPIKSCAGFNVESWPLSTTGLLHDREWVLTSLSGEILTQKKVPEMCFISTFIDLDKGIMFVESPRCQVKLPINFITDSCNGGSEQIKLNGQRYEVQSYKNEVNIWFSNAIGRPCTLFRCFSSNHNFCLNKIKSASMGREVQSMLNFSNEAQFLLISEESVSDLSQRVSTKDVQKGACGAASQISPMRFRPNIVISGGEPYAEDGWKILKIGNKYFTSLGGCNRCQMINIVHDEAGLLQRSNEPLATLASYRRMKGKIFFGILLKYERSEPVGRDGDLWLQVGQDVHPNVS, encoded by the exons ATGGAGGCAAGCAAGGAAGCGTTTCTGAGGGAGTTTGGGGAGCATTATGGGTACCCGAACGGTCCCAAAACCATTGACGAAATCCGAGCAACCGAATTCAAACGATTAGATG GCCTTGTGTACTTGGACCATGCTGGTGCTACCATGTACTCCGAGTTGCAGATGGAAGCAATCTTTAAGGACTTCACTACCAATGTTTATGGAAACCCAC ATAGTCAAAGTGATACGAGTTCTTCCACTAGTGACATTGTAAGGGAAGCCCGCCAACAG GTCCTTGACTATTGTAAAGCATCGCCAAAAGATTACAGCTGCATATTCACTTCTGGGGCTACAGCGGCACTGAAGCTGGTAGGGGAGGCCTTTCCTTGGAGCTGTCAGAGCTGTTTTACATACACGATGGAGAACCACAATAGTGTCCTTGGGATCAGAGA ATATGCTCTGGATCAAGGAGCTGCAGCCTTTGCAATGGATGTTGAAGAGACTGTGCATCATGGAGTATCCAATGGTACTGCAGCATCTATGAAGGTGTTGCAGCACCAAGTGCAAAGGAGAAATGAAGCAAGTTCCCTGGAAGAACCAACAG GAGAGGCATATAACTTATTTGCCTTCCCCTCAGAGTGCAATTTTTCTGGTTTGAGATTCAGCCTAGACTTGGTGAAGATAATTAAAGAAGATCCGGCAAGAATTCTGGAAGGCTCTCCATTTTGCAA TGGGCGCTGGATGGTCTTGATTGATGCTGCAAAAGGATCTGCCACAGAACCACCAGATTTATCATTATATCCGGCAGATTTTGTTGTTATGTCTTTCTATAAG CTGTTTGGTTATCCAACTGGACTTGGAGTGCTCATTGCTCGAAATG ATGCCTCCAGGTTATTGAAGAAGACGTACTTCAGTGGAG GCACAGTCGCAACCTCAATCGCTGATATTGACTTTGTTAGGAGAAGAAAAAGTGTGGAAGAGCTCTTTGAGGATGGCACCATTTCATTCCTGAGCATAGCTTCTGTTCACCATGGGTTCAAAATTCTTAATTCCCTAACTGTATCTGCCATATCTCG GCATACAGCATCTCTTGCCTGGTACGTGAGGAAGAAGCTCTTGGGCTTGAGGCATGAAAATGGAGCCCGTGTTTGCACACTTTATGGAGATTCCAAG GCATTATTTCATGACTTTGGTCCTACAGTCTCGTTCAACTTGAAAAGGTCGGATGGCTCCTGGTGTGGATACCGTGAAGTGGAAAAACTGGCATCTTTATCTGGAATTCAGTTACGG ACAGGATGCTTTTGCAATCCCGGTGCATGTGCAAAATATCTTGGCTTGTCTCATTTGGATCTTCGTTCAAACTTTGAG GCTGGACATGTTTGCTGGGATGATCATGACATAATTCATGGAAAACCTACTGGAGCGGTGAGAGTATCCTTTGGTTATATGTCAACATTTGAAGACGCAAAG AAATTTATTGATTTCGTTACAAGTTCCTTTGTAGCATTACCCAATTGGATTGAAAGTGGGTATCAACTAATGCAAG GTTCTGAAAGCAGACTAGGAGCTGCCAGTTTCTATCTCAAGTCTATCACTGTTTACCCAATAAAATCATGTGCAGGATTCAATGTGGAAAGTTGGCCTTTGAGCACTACTG GTTTGCTTCATGATCGGGAATGGGTTCTTACAAGCCTAAGTGGTGAAATTCTTACACAGAAGAAG GTTCCTGAAATGTGCTTTATAAGTACTTTTATTGACCTTGACAAGGGAATAATGTTTGTAGAGTCACCACGATGCCAAGTGAAACTGCCAATCAACTTTATCACAGATTCATGTAATGGTGGGAGCGAACAAATTAAGTTAAATGGCCAAAG ATATGAAGTACAGAGCTACAAGAATGAAGTCAATATTTGGTTCAGCAATGCCATTGGTCGACCATGCACTTTATTCCGCTGTTTTAGTTCCAATCACAACTTTTGCTTGAATAAGATCAAAAGTGCAAGCATGGGAAGAGAGGTGCAGAGCATGTTGAATTTTTCCAATGAAGCTCAGTTCTTATTGATATCTGAGGAAAGCGTGTCTGACCTCAGCCAGAGAGTAAGCACAA AAGATGTACAAAAAGGTGCTTGTGGAGCAGCAAGCCAAATAAGTCCAATGAGATTTCGGCCCAACATTGTCATATCTGGAGGTGAACCATATGCTGAAGATGGATGGAAAATTcttaaaattggaaataagTACTTCACA TCCCTGGGTGGATGCAACCGTTGCCAGATGATCAACATTGTTCATGACGAAGCCGGACTACTGCAGAGGTCGAATGAACCTTTGGCTACTCTAGCATCGTATAGGAGAATGAAG GGAAAGATTTTTTTCGGGATACTGCTGAAATACGAAAGAAGCGAACCAGTAGGGAGGGATGGTGATTTGTGGCTTCAAGTGGGGCAAGATGTACATCCAAATGTCTCTTAG
- the LOC117624659 gene encoding molybdenum cofactor sulfurase isoform X1: MEASKEAFLREFGEHYGYPNGPKTIDEIRATEFKRLDGLVYLDHAGATMYSELQMEAIFKDFTTNVYGNPHSQSDTSSSTSDIVREARQQVLDYCKASPKDYSCIFTSGATAALKLVGEAFPWSCQSCFTYTMENHNSVLGIREYALDQGAAAFAMDVEETVHHGVSNGTAASMKVLQHQVQRRNEASSLEEPTGEAYNLFAFPSECNFSGLRFSLDLVKIIKEDPARILEGSPFCNGRWMVLIDAAKGSATEPPDLSLYPADFVVMSFYKLFGYPTGLGVLIARNDASRLLKKTYFSGGTVATSIADIDFVRRRKSVEELFEDGTISFLSIASVHHGFKILNSLTVSAISRHTASLAWYVRKKLLGLRHENGARVCTLYGDSKALFHDFGPTVSFNLKRSDGSWCGYREVEKLASLSGIQLRTGCFCNPGACAKYLGLSHLDLRSNFEAGHVCWDDHDIIHGKPTGAVRVSFGYMSTFEDAKKFIDFVTSSFVALPNWIESGYQLMQGSESRLGAASFYLKSITVYPIKSCAGFNVESWPLSTTAGLLHDREWVLTSLSGEILTQKKVPEMCFISTFIDLDKGIMFVESPRCQVKLPINFITDSCNGGSEQIKLNGQRYEVQSYKNEVNIWFSNAIGRPCTLFRCFSSNHNFCLNKIKSASMGREVQSMLNFSNEAQFLLISEESVSDLSQRVSTKDVQKGACGAASQISPMRFRPNIVISGGEPYAEDGWKILKIGNKYFTSLGGCNRCQMINIVHDEAGLLQRSNEPLATLASYRRMKGKIFFGILLKYERSEPVGRDGDLWLQVGQDVHPNVS; this comes from the exons ATGGAGGCAAGCAAGGAAGCGTTTCTGAGGGAGTTTGGGGAGCATTATGGGTACCCGAACGGTCCCAAAACCATTGACGAAATCCGAGCAACCGAATTCAAACGATTAGATG GCCTTGTGTACTTGGACCATGCTGGTGCTACCATGTACTCCGAGTTGCAGATGGAAGCAATCTTTAAGGACTTCACTACCAATGTTTATGGAAACCCAC ATAGTCAAAGTGATACGAGTTCTTCCACTAGTGACATTGTAAGGGAAGCCCGCCAACAG GTCCTTGACTATTGTAAAGCATCGCCAAAAGATTACAGCTGCATATTCACTTCTGGGGCTACAGCGGCACTGAAGCTGGTAGGGGAGGCCTTTCCTTGGAGCTGTCAGAGCTGTTTTACATACACGATGGAGAACCACAATAGTGTCCTTGGGATCAGAGA ATATGCTCTGGATCAAGGAGCTGCAGCCTTTGCAATGGATGTTGAAGAGACTGTGCATCATGGAGTATCCAATGGTACTGCAGCATCTATGAAGGTGTTGCAGCACCAAGTGCAAAGGAGAAATGAAGCAAGTTCCCTGGAAGAACCAACAG GAGAGGCATATAACTTATTTGCCTTCCCCTCAGAGTGCAATTTTTCTGGTTTGAGATTCAGCCTAGACTTGGTGAAGATAATTAAAGAAGATCCGGCAAGAATTCTGGAAGGCTCTCCATTTTGCAA TGGGCGCTGGATGGTCTTGATTGATGCTGCAAAAGGATCTGCCACAGAACCACCAGATTTATCATTATATCCGGCAGATTTTGTTGTTATGTCTTTCTATAAG CTGTTTGGTTATCCAACTGGACTTGGAGTGCTCATTGCTCGAAATG ATGCCTCCAGGTTATTGAAGAAGACGTACTTCAGTGGAG GCACAGTCGCAACCTCAATCGCTGATATTGACTTTGTTAGGAGAAGAAAAAGTGTGGAAGAGCTCTTTGAGGATGGCACCATTTCATTCCTGAGCATAGCTTCTGTTCACCATGGGTTCAAAATTCTTAATTCCCTAACTGTATCTGCCATATCTCG GCATACAGCATCTCTTGCCTGGTACGTGAGGAAGAAGCTCTTGGGCTTGAGGCATGAAAATGGAGCCCGTGTTTGCACACTTTATGGAGATTCCAAG GCATTATTTCATGACTTTGGTCCTACAGTCTCGTTCAACTTGAAAAGGTCGGATGGCTCCTGGTGTGGATACCGTGAAGTGGAAAAACTGGCATCTTTATCTGGAATTCAGTTACGG ACAGGATGCTTTTGCAATCCCGGTGCATGTGCAAAATATCTTGGCTTGTCTCATTTGGATCTTCGTTCAAACTTTGAG GCTGGACATGTTTGCTGGGATGATCATGACATAATTCATGGAAAACCTACTGGAGCGGTGAGAGTATCCTTTGGTTATATGTCAACATTTGAAGACGCAAAG AAATTTATTGATTTCGTTACAAGTTCCTTTGTAGCATTACCCAATTGGATTGAAAGTGGGTATCAACTAATGCAAG GTTCTGAAAGCAGACTAGGAGCTGCCAGTTTCTATCTCAAGTCTATCACTGTTTACCCAATAAAATCATGTGCAGGATTCAATGTGGAAAGTTGGCCTTTGAGCACTACTG CAGGTTTGCTTCATGATCGGGAATGGGTTCTTACAAGCCTAAGTGGTGAAATTCTTACACAGAAGAAG GTTCCTGAAATGTGCTTTATAAGTACTTTTATTGACCTTGACAAGGGAATAATGTTTGTAGAGTCACCACGATGCCAAGTGAAACTGCCAATCAACTTTATCACAGATTCATGTAATGGTGGGAGCGAACAAATTAAGTTAAATGGCCAAAG ATATGAAGTACAGAGCTACAAGAATGAAGTCAATATTTGGTTCAGCAATGCCATTGGTCGACCATGCACTTTATTCCGCTGTTTTAGTTCCAATCACAACTTTTGCTTGAATAAGATCAAAAGTGCAAGCATGGGAAGAGAGGTGCAGAGCATGTTGAATTTTTCCAATGAAGCTCAGTTCTTATTGATATCTGAGGAAAGCGTGTCTGACCTCAGCCAGAGAGTAAGCACAA AAGATGTACAAAAAGGTGCTTGTGGAGCAGCAAGCCAAATAAGTCCAATGAGATTTCGGCCCAACATTGTCATATCTGGAGGTGAACCATATGCTGAAGATGGATGGAAAATTcttaaaattggaaataagTACTTCACA TCCCTGGGTGGATGCAACCGTTGCCAGATGATCAACATTGTTCATGACGAAGCCGGACTACTGCAGAGGTCGAATGAACCTTTGGCTACTCTAGCATCGTATAGGAGAATGAAG GGAAAGATTTTTTTCGGGATACTGCTGAAATACGAAAGAAGCGAACCAGTAGGGAGGGATGGTGATTTGTGGCTTCAAGTGGGGCAAGATGTACATCCAAATGTCTCTTAG